One window of Novipirellula aureliae genomic DNA carries:
- a CDS encoding DUF58 domain-containing protein, producing MSDAVVPPTRRFQFKSVLDGASTLGWLLLRVFLLPLRVMLAIRRSATASSVSLLLVGIVTLNILWGYPWVGIFSACFSMMLIGLAVNWFMMPKLTVDFSLPRSVESGHSFSLLMHLKNRRSLPALQLSASFDKKELRSLFRERRLFAKDAPRENRRRQRYELNSDPVSIPVIGPGERASVEASLRFLDRGIHPLPRVCIRSHFPFCLFESTTLHPSQATIAVTPRLIDESNDTVAAGHLSDLSLWVRRCNAFEAYDYVGSREYQTGMPVRRWDFSSWARLGRPIIREFQSPGSRTAVIVVDTAANQPSSPSKVVLFDEGVERVLSLAATAITQLNRQRVEAQLITTDEANEEWDSAVGGVRHSSEIEAMLIQLAQAQVTLEKQADERLREIAEQFPNLPYLLITSRQTIAVECRTPQCQVIRVDMGSDFV from the coding sequence GTGAGCGATGCGGTCGTCCCTCCGACGAGACGGTTTCAATTCAAATCCGTTTTAGATGGGGCTTCAACGCTGGGGTGGTTGTTGCTGCGTGTGTTTTTGCTACCACTGCGTGTGATGCTAGCGATTCGGCGGTCGGCAACCGCTTCGTCCGTATCGTTGTTGCTGGTCGGTATCGTGACTCTCAATATTTTATGGGGGTATCCATGGGTCGGGATTTTTTCGGCCTGCTTTTCGATGATGTTGATTGGTTTGGCGGTCAATTGGTTCATGATGCCGAAGTTAACGGTTGATTTTTCGCTTCCGCGTTCGGTGGAATCCGGGCACTCCTTTTCGCTATTGATGCATCTGAAGAATCGCCGCTCGCTGCCAGCTCTACAGCTAAGTGCCAGTTTTGACAAAAAAGAGTTGCGGTCCCTTTTTCGCGAGCGACGTTTGTTTGCCAAGGATGCTCCTCGGGAAAATCGGAGACGCCAGCGGTACGAGCTAAACTCCGACCCTGTTTCCATACCGGTAATCGGTCCTGGTGAGCGAGCGTCGGTCGAAGCTTCTCTTCGTTTTTTGGATCGAGGTATCCACCCGTTGCCGCGAGTTTGCATTCGTTCTCATTTTCCGTTCTGCTTGTTCGAATCGACGACGCTTCATCCAAGTCAAGCGACGATTGCCGTGACACCTCGATTGATCGATGAAAGTAATGACACGGTTGCCGCCGGCCATTTGTCCGACCTTTCTCTCTGGGTGCGGCGATGTAATGCATTCGAAGCGTATGATTATGTTGGCAGTCGTGAGTATCAGACGGGGATGCCCGTTCGACGATGGGACTTTTCTTCGTGGGCACGGCTAGGCCGCCCAATTATTCGCGAATTCCAATCACCTGGATCTCGCACTGCGGTAATCGTCGTCGATACCGCTGCCAATCAACCGTCCAGCCCGTCGAAGGTGGTGCTGTTCGATGAAGGGGTTGAGCGGGTTCTTTCGCTGGCTGCTACCGCCATCACTCAATTAAACCGTCAGCGGGTGGAGGCGCAATTGATCACGACGGATGAGGCCAACGAAGAATGGGACTCGGCCGTTGGGGGAGTGCGACATTCGAGTGAGATCGAAGCGATGTTGATCCAGTTAGCCCAAGCGCAGGTGACGCTCGAGAAACAGGCAGATGAACGGCTTCGTGAGATTGCCGAGCAGTTTCCGAATCTCCCCTACCTATTAATCACCAGTCGGCAAACAATCGCAGTGGAGTGCCGTACGCCGCAATGTCAAGTGATCAGAGTAGACATGGGGTCCGATTTTGTTTAG
- a CDS encoding metallophosphoesterase family protein translates to MRIAWTTDPHFDHADVDAWQSWFESNAAVRGDAILITGDLSEGDDVGLQLLRLANSFELPIYFVLGNHDFYRRSIAETRQQLISLCRQKERLFYLTDCGPIKLKGNVYIVGDDGWGDATVGNYEQSPIKLRDFENINDFRLTDPADWKSRLQREGEESAERLRIKLEAIPVDAQQVLIATHIPPFSEACWYEGRTTDEFWAPFFVCGSIGKMLREFCPTRPDCKWTVLCGHTHHHGIANISDNLTVHTGGSIYGKPQMEAVIEVDTAELKVRSLR, encoded by the coding sequence ATGCGAATCGCGTGGACGACGGATCCCCATTTTGATCATGCCGACGTCGACGCTTGGCAATCGTGGTTCGAATCAAACGCCGCAGTCCGCGGCGACGCCATTCTAATCACAGGCGACTTGTCCGAAGGGGATGACGTTGGATTACAACTCCTTCGCTTGGCCAACTCGTTTGAGTTGCCTATCTACTTCGTGCTCGGCAACCACGACTTCTATCGACGCTCGATCGCGGAAACTCGCCAACAACTCATTTCGCTATGCCGGCAAAAAGAGCGTCTGTTCTACCTGACCGATTGCGGGCCAATCAAGTTGAAAGGAAATGTCTACATCGTCGGCGACGATGGATGGGGTGATGCAACGGTTGGTAACTATGAGCAGTCGCCAATCAAGCTTCGCGATTTTGAGAACATCAATGATTTTCGGCTAACCGATCCGGCAGACTGGAAATCACGATTGCAACGCGAAGGCGAGGAGTCCGCCGAACGGCTACGCATTAAACTCGAAGCGATCCCCGTGGACGCACAGCAAGTTCTGATCGCTACCCATATCCCCCCCTTTTCGGAAGCTTGTTGGTACGAGGGACGAACGACCGATGAATTTTGGGCACCCTTTTTTGTCTGCGGCAGCATCGGGAAAATGCTTCGCGAATTTTGCCCCACGCGGCCCGATTGCAAATGGACAGTGCTGTGTGGGCATACTCATCATCACGGCATCGCCAACATCAGCGATAACTTGACGGTTCACACTGGCGGATCGATCTACGGCAAACCGCAAATGGAAGCCGTTATCGAAGTCGATACCGCAGAGCTCAAAGTTCGCTCGCTGCGATAA